One genomic segment of Novisyntrophococcus fermenticellae includes these proteins:
- the ssnA gene encoding putative aminohydrolase SsnA codes for MLVIGNGRLITRDAENPFIENGAVAAEGSVIKKTGTTDELKALYPDAEFVDAKGGVIMPAFINTHEHIYSAMARGLSINGYNPKGFLDILDGQWWTIDRNLNNESTRQSARATYMDSIKSGVTTVFDHHASFGEIHDSLFAIEDAAKEFGVRTCLCYETSDRDGMDKSREAVLENAAWIRHALADDSDMIAGMMGMHAQFTISDETMEFAAANKPAEVGYHIHVAEGIEDLHHCLKNYGKRIVDRLMDCNILGEKTLLAHCIYVNPHEMELIKETDTMVVHNPESNMGNACGCPPTMEIVHRGILTGLGTDGYTHDMTESYKVANILHKHHLCDANAAWSEVPQMLFEGNAKIANRYFEKQLGVLKEGSAADVIIMDYNPLTPMHADNVNGHILFGMSGKDVVTTICNGKVLMKDRELTGIDEEKVLFEVREEAKKLWSRING; via the coding sequence ATGTTAGTAATTGGAAACGGACGGTTGATAACCAGAGACGCAGAAAATCCGTTTATTGAGAATGGGGCTGTGGCGGCCGAGGGCAGCGTAATTAAAAAAACGGGGACTACAGATGAATTGAAAGCACTGTATCCTGATGCGGAATTTGTGGATGCAAAAGGTGGGGTGATTATGCCGGCATTTATCAATACCCATGAACACATTTACAGTGCCATGGCAAGAGGCTTGTCGATTAATGGATATAATCCAAAAGGTTTTCTGGATATCCTAGACGGGCAGTGGTGGACCATTGACCGCAATCTGAACAACGAGTCCACAAGGCAGAGCGCGCGCGCGACGTATATGGATTCAATAAAGAGTGGTGTAACGACGGTTTTCGATCACCATGCAAGCTTTGGTGAGATTCATGACAGCCTCTTTGCAATAGAAGATGCGGCAAAAGAATTTGGAGTGAGAACCTGCCTGTGTTATGAGACGTCGGATCGTGATGGCATGGACAAGTCCCGTGAGGCAGTTCTGGAGAATGCAGCATGGATTCGTCATGCATTGGCGGATGATTCTGATATGATTGCCGGTATGATGGGCATGCATGCGCAGTTTACAATTTCTGATGAGACCATGGAATTTGCTGCTGCGAATAAGCCTGCAGAGGTAGGATATCATATTCATGTTGCAGAAGGTATTGAGGATTTACACCATTGCCTGAAAAACTATGGAAAGAGGATTGTAGACCGTTTGATGGACTGCAATATTCTGGGTGAGAAGACTCTGCTGGCACACTGCATCTATGTAAATCCTCATGAGATGGAGTTGATTAAAGAAACGGATACTATGGTTGTGCACAATCCGGAATCTAACATGGGAAATGCCTGCGGATGTCCTCCGACCATGGAAATCGTTCACAGAGGTATTCTTACGGGACTTGGAACTGACGGATATACACATGATATGACCGAGTCTTACAAGGTGGCTAATATCCTGCATAAACATCATCTGTGTGATGCTAATGCCGCATGGTCTGAAGTTCCTCAGATGTTATTTGAAGGAAATGCAAAAATTGCAAACAGATACTTTGAGAAACAGCTTGGCGTATTAAAAGAGGGTTCTGCAGCGGATGTAATTATCATGGATTATAACCCGCTTACGCCAATGCATGCGGATAATGTTAACGGACACATTTTATTTGGTATGAGCGGAAAAGATGTCGTTACTACAATCTGTAACGGTAAAGTTCTGATGAAAGATCGTGAACTGACAGGTATAGATGAAGAAAAAGTATTATTTGAAGTAAGAGAAGAGGCTAAGAAGCTTTGGAGCCGTATCAACGGATAA
- the ygeW gene encoding knotted carbamoyltransferase YgeW → MKTLQDYIDKLNKLNFKEMYNNDFFLTWEKTDDELEAVWTVADALRFMRENNISTKVFESGLGISLFRDNSTRTRFSFASACNLLGLEVQDLDEGKSQVAHGETVRETANMISFMADVIGIRDDMYIGKGNAYMHEVADSVEQGNKDGILEQRPTLVNLQCDIDHPTQCMADMLHIIHEFGGVENLKGKKLAMTWAYSPSYGKPLSVPQGVVGLMTRMGMEVVLAHPEGYEIMPEVEEVAKKNAENSGGSFRVSHDMADAFKDADIVYPKSWAPFAAMEKRTDLYGKGDQDGINALEKELLAQNAEHKDWCCTEDLMKTTKDGKALYLHCLPADINDVSCKDGEVEASVFDRYRDPLYKEASYKPYVIAAMIFLSKFENPAEILKKLEVRKAPRIFK, encoded by the coding sequence ATGAAGACATTACAGGATTATATTGATAAGTTAAACAAATTAAACTTCAAAGAAATGTACAACAACGATTTCTTCCTGACATGGGAAAAAACTGACGATGAACTGGAAGCTGTGTGGACCGTAGCAGACGCTCTCCGCTTCATGCGTGAGAACAATATCTCCACGAAAGTTTTTGAAAGCGGCCTCGGTATTTCCCTGTTTCGCGATAACTCCACACGTACCCGTTTCTCATTCGCTTCTGCCTGCAACCTGTTAGGACTTGAAGTACAGGATCTCGACGAAGGCAAATCTCAGGTTGCTCATGGTGAGACTGTACGTGAGACAGCTAATATGATTTCCTTCATGGCGGACGTTATTGGTATCCGTGATGATATGTACATCGGCAAAGGTAATGCTTACATGCATGAAGTGGCTGATTCTGTAGAACAGGGTAACAAAGATGGCATCCTGGAGCAGCGTCCTACACTTGTAAATCTGCAGTGTGACATCGACCATCCTACCCAGTGTATGGCCGATATGCTTCATATCATCCATGAGTTTGGCGGCGTTGAAAATCTGAAAGGTAAAAAGCTCGCTATGACATGGGCTTACTCTCCTTCCTATGGTAAACCCCTCTCCGTTCCTCAGGGTGTCGTAGGCCTTATGACACGTATGGGCATGGAAGTTGTTCTCGCTCATCCGGAAGGATATGAAATCATGCCGGAAGTTGAAGAAGTCGCAAAGAAAAATGCTGAAAACTCGGGCGGTTCCTTCCGTGTGTCCCACGATATGGCCGATGCTTTCAAAGATGCTGATATCGTATATCCTAAGAGCTGGGCTCCATTTGCAGCTATGGAAAAACGTACGGATCTCTATGGAAAAGGTGATCAGGACGGAATCAACGCTCTTGAAAAAGAATTACTGGCTCAGAATGCAGAGCACAAGGACTGGTGTTGTACAGAAGATCTGATGAAAACTACGAAAGACGGAAAAGCACTTTATCTGCACTGTCTGCCGGCTGATATCAATGATGTAAGCTGCAAGGATGGTGAAGTTGAAGCATCTGTATTCGATCGTTACCGTGATCCTCTTTATAAAGAAGCAAGCTACAAGCCATATGTAATTGCAGCTATGATTTTCTTAAGTAAATTTGAAAATCCTGCTGAGATTCTGAAAAAGCTTGAGGTTCGTAAGGCACCGAGAATCTTCAAATAA
- a CDS encoding amidohydrolase family protein, producing MEYSKRTRILKGDICYSIDKHTLKTVSDGFIVCENGLIKGVFQQIPEQYKDFPMEDYNGKLIIPGLTDLHVHAPQYSFRGLHMDLELLEWLNTNTFPEESKYKDLEYARKAYRIFAGDLRRGGTTRASIFATLHVPATKLLMELIEESGIRAYVGKVNMDRNSPDYLCESDALSSATQTVQWLKDTKDAYEHVKPIITPRFIPTCSDELMGMLADAQKEFQVPVQSHLSENRGEIAWVRELVPDSRFYGEAYDRFGLFGGETPTIMAHCVHSSPEEIQLMKERGVYIAHCPQSNENLSSGAAPVRLYLDEGMNTGLGSDVAGGATLSIFRAMTDAIQVSKLRYCMLDEQMEPITMEEAFFMGTKGGGSFFGKVGSFEEDYECDALILDESRIPHPQHLEIRERLERFLYLSGDDGVIHKFVGGRKIF from the coding sequence ATGGAATATTCAAAAAGAACAAGAATTCTGAAAGGTGATATCTGCTACAGTATAGATAAACATACCCTGAAGACCGTTTCTGATGGATTCATAGTATGTGAGAATGGCCTGATAAAAGGAGTGTTTCAGCAGATTCCGGAACAATATAAAGATTTTCCAATGGAGGATTACAACGGGAAGCTGATTATACCCGGACTGACGGATCTGCATGTCCATGCTCCCCAGTATTCCTTCCGTGGACTGCATATGGATCTGGAACTTCTGGAATGGCTGAATACCAATACCTTCCCGGAGGAAAGTAAATATAAAGATCTGGAGTATGCCAGAAAGGCCTATCGGATCTTTGCAGGGGATTTAAGACGCGGTGGAACGACCAGAGCCAGTATATTCGCGACGCTGCATGTACCGGCAACCAAATTACTGATGGAGCTGATTGAGGAATCCGGAATCCGGGCATATGTTGGAAAGGTCAACATGGACAGGAACAGTCCGGATTACTTGTGTGAGTCCGATGCCTTAAGTTCCGCGACGCAGACAGTACAATGGCTGAAGGATACGAAAGATGCATATGAGCATGTGAAGCCGATTATTACCCCCAGATTCATCCCTACCTGCTCAGATGAGCTTATGGGGATGTTAGCCGATGCTCAGAAGGAATTCCAGGTTCCTGTACAATCTCATCTTTCCGAAAACAGGGGAGAGATTGCATGGGTGAGGGAACTGGTTCCTGATTCCAGGTTTTATGGAGAGGCATATGACAGATTTGGGCTTTTTGGCGGGGAGACACCTACAATTATGGCTCATTGCGTACATTCTTCGCCTGAAGAGATACAGCTCATGAAGGAAAGAGGTGTCTATATTGCTCATTGTCCCCAGTCAAATGAAAACCTGAGTTCAGGTGCTGCACCTGTTCGTCTGTATCTGGACGAGGGCATGAATACAGGTCTGGGTTCAGACGTGGCCGGAGGAGCAACTTTATCCATTTTCCGCGCTATGACAGACGCCATACAGGTATCGAAACTGCGATATTGTATGCTTGATGAACAGATGGAGCCAATTACTATGGAAGAAGCATTTTTTATGGGAACAAAGGGTGGGGGAAGTTTCTTTGGCAAGGTTGGGAGCTTTGAAGAAGACTACGAGTGCGATGCACTTATACTGGACGAAAGCAGAATCCCTCATCCCCAACATCTGGAAATCAGGGAAAGGCTGGAAAGATTTTTGTATTTGTCTGGTGACGATGGAGTTATTCATAAATTCGTCGGAGGAAGAAAGATCTTTTAA
- a CDS encoding helix-turn-helix transcriptional regulator codes for MTYTLEILTQLAGGLAKQFGPDCEVVIHDLAKHDLEHSIVYIVNGHISNRKVGDGPSKVVLETLHKNPDRVHDHFSYLTRTSDGRILKSSTMYIRDEKSKEDRKIQYIFSINYDITALMTMEQAVRNIIETEPQAGRHHAPDPIVHNVNDLLDALIQQSVDLAGKPAALMNKDEKVAAIQFLNDAGAFLITKSGDKISKYFGISKFTLYSYIDVNKK; via the coding sequence ATGACTTATACTTTAGAAATTCTAACACAGCTAGCCGGGGGATTGGCAAAGCAATTCGGACCCGATTGCGAAGTCGTCATTCACGACTTGGCAAAGCATGACCTGGAGCACTCGATTGTCTATATTGTCAATGGTCATATTTCAAATCGTAAAGTTGGTGACGGTCCTTCAAAGGTTGTCTTAGAGACACTCCACAAAAATCCTGACAGGGTACACGATCATTTCAGTTATCTGACCCGTACTTCAGATGGGCGTATCCTGAAATCCAGTACCATGTATATCAGGGATGAGAAAAGTAAAGAGGACAGGAAGATTCAATATATTTTCTCCATTAATTACGATATTACCGCATTAATGACCATGGAACAGGCAGTCAGAAACATCATTGAAACAGAGCCCCAGGCAGGAAGACATCACGCCCCGGACCCAATCGTTCACAATGTAAATGATTTGCTGGACGCTTTAATTCAACAATCTGTAGATCTGGCAGGAAAGCCTGCCGCTCTGATGAATAAGGATGAGAAGGTTGCCGCTATTCAGTTTTTGAATGATGCGGGAGCTTTCCTGATTACAAAATCCGGCGATAAGATTTCGAAGTATTTCGGAATCTCAAAATTTACACTTTACAGCTACATCGATGTAAATAAGAAATGA
- the arcC gene encoding carbamate kinase — protein MMAKKKRIVIALGGNALGNTLSEQMAAVKITAKAIVDLIQEDCEVVVVHGNGPQVGMINNAMAALTRENAAQPNTPLSVCVAMSQAYIGYDLQNALREELYNRNIKDMPVATMITQVRVEKEDPAFQNPSKPIGHFMTQEEARFAEENYGYVTKEDAGRGYRRVVASPKPAEIVEIGAIRALLESGQLVIACGGGGIPVTLEGNHLRGASAVIDKDFASCLLAEQLDADFLIILTAVEKVAINFGKPEEKWLNDLNCSDAKKYIAEGHFAPGSMLPKVEAAVRFAESKPGRTALITLLEKAKEGILGNTGTHIHQ, from the coding sequence ATAATGGCGAAGAAAAAGCGGATTGTCATTGCACTCGGAGGTAATGCCCTTGGTAACACCCTCTCCGAGCAGATGGCTGCAGTAAAAATCACCGCAAAAGCGATTGTTGATCTGATTCAGGAAGACTGTGAAGTCGTAGTTGTCCATGGCAATGGGCCACAGGTGGGTATGATCAATAATGCCATGGCTGCACTCACCAGGGAAAACGCTGCGCAGCCAAATACCCCTCTTTCCGTTTGTGTGGCTATGAGCCAGGCTTATATTGGCTATGACCTTCAAAATGCGTTAAGAGAAGAATTGTATAACCGTAATATTAAAGATATGCCTGTAGCAACCATGATTACACAGGTACGTGTTGAAAAAGAAGATCCTGCATTCCAGAATCCTTCTAAGCCAATCGGTCATTTTATGACTCAGGAAGAGGCCCGGTTTGCGGAAGAAAATTATGGTTATGTAACCAAAGAGGACGCAGGACGCGGCTACCGCCGTGTGGTTGCCTCTCCAAAACCGGCGGAAATCGTGGAGATCGGAGCAATCCGTGCTCTGCTGGAATCCGGACAGCTCGTCATCGCCTGCGGCGGCGGCGGCATCCCGGTTACACTGGAGGGTAATCATCTTAGAGGCGCCAGTGCCGTAATTGACAAGGATTTTGCAAGCTGTCTGCTGGCAGAACAACTGGATGCAGATTTTCTGATTATCCTGACTGCCGTAGAAAAGGTTGCTATCAACTTCGGAAAACCGGAAGAAAAATGGTTGAATGATCTAAATTGCAGCGATGCAAAGAAATATATCGCTGAAGGACATTTTGCTCCGGGCTCTATGCTTCCCAAAGTTGAAGCTGCTGTACGTTTTGCAGAATCTAAACCTGGCAGAACCGCTTTGATTACTCTTTTGGAAAAGGCAAAAGAAGGAATTCTTGGAAACACAGGAACCCATATTCATCAGTAA
- a CDS encoding uracil-xanthine permease family protein codes for MSDTTHKLKRNASLFELDGIPKFSQSLPLALQHVVAMIVGCVTPVIIVTSSAGVSAKTQVIMIQAALIFSAVSTLLQLFPIRLFGRKIQLGSGLPVILGVSFAYVPTMVSIATDYDIGTILGAQIVGGCVAIVAGLFMSKLRRFFPPLVTGTVVFTIGLSLYPTAVNYMAGGSDSPDFGSWQNWLVAVITLTIVTLLNHFGKGVWKLASILIGMAAGYVISFFFGMVDFTSIGQASYVQLPHLMPIKPTFEFSACFAFATLFAINSIQAVGDFSAVTSGALDRDPETKELQGGIVGFGITNIISALFGCLPSNPYGQNVGIVTTTKVVNRCVLGLSALILLIAGIIPKFSAILTTVPYCVLGGATVGVFASIAMTGMKLVASDGMSPRSTSIVGLAAALGVGVSEVNGALAAFPAWVTTVFGKSPVVIATIVAVLLNMIIPKDKKLEETDRN; via the coding sequence ATGTCTGATACAACACATAAGCTAAAACGAAATGCCTCTCTTTTTGAATTGGATGGTATTCCAAAATTTTCACAATCACTGCCGCTGGCACTTCAGCATGTGGTCGCTATGATTGTTGGATGCGTAACACCTGTTATTATTGTTACCTCCAGCGCCGGAGTTTCTGCAAAGACACAGGTAATCATGATTCAGGCGGCTCTCATATTCTCGGCTGTATCCACACTCCTGCAGCTATTTCCAATTCGTCTTTTTGGAAGAAAAATCCAGTTAGGTTCTGGTCTTCCTGTTATTCTGGGAGTAAGCTTCGCGTATGTTCCCACCATGGTATCCATTGCAACAGATTACGATATCGGAACGATTCTGGGTGCCCAGATAGTCGGTGGCTGTGTTGCAATTGTTGCCGGATTGTTCATGAGTAAACTTCGACGTTTCTTTCCGCCGCTCGTAACAGGAACTGTCGTATTTACGATTGGCCTGTCTTTGTATCCTACGGCCGTAAATTACATGGCGGGAGGCAGTGACAGCCCTGATTTCGGTTCTTGGCAGAACTGGCTGGTCGCAGTTATTACACTGACCATCGTTACACTGCTGAATCACTTCGGTAAAGGTGTATGGAAGCTGGCCTCTATTCTGATTGGTATGGCTGCAGGCTATGTGATTTCCTTCTTTTTTGGGATGGTGGATTTTACAAGTATCGGCCAGGCTTCTTATGTACAGCTGCCTCATCTGATGCCTATTAAACCAACCTTTGAATTTTCCGCATGTTTTGCATTTGCAACATTATTCGCCATAAATTCGATTCAGGCAGTAGGTGACTTTTCTGCCGTAACCTCAGGAGCCCTGGACCGGGATCCCGAAACGAAAGAACTTCAGGGAGGTATCGTAGGTTTTGGTATCACCAATATTATATCCGCTTTATTCGGATGTCTCCCTTCCAATCCATATGGACAAAACGTTGGTATCGTTACTACTACCAAGGTTGTAAATCGCTGTGTATTAGGTTTGTCTGCTTTAATTCTTCTGATTGCAGGAATTATACCTAAATTTTCGGCTATTCTCACCACTGTGCCCTACTGTGTATTAGGTGGCGCTACCGTCGGTGTATTCGCTTCTATTGCGATGACAGGTATGAAATTGGTTGCCTCAGATGGTATGAGCCCCCGCAGTACCTCTATCGTAGGTCTTGCCGCTGCTCTGGGCGTGGGTGTGTCCGAGGTAAATGGTGCCCTTGCCGCATTCCCTGCATGGGTGACCACTGTATTCGGAAAATCTCCAGTCGTAATTGCCACAATTGTGGCAGTACTGTTAAATATGATTATTCCAAAGGATAAAAAGCTCGAAGAAACTGACAGAAATTAG
- a CDS encoding YgeY family selenium metabolism-linked hydrolase, with protein sequence MDLNKIKETAQNYQADMTAFLRGIVQFPGESCDEEAHVNRIAEEMRKLDFDKVEIDPMGNVMGFMGTGKTLIAFDAHIDTVGIGNKNNWNFDPYKGYENETEIGGRGVSDQLGGIVSAVYGARIMKDLGLLSDKYTVMVVGTVQEEDCDGLCWQYIINEDKIRPEFVVSTEPTDGGIYRGQRGRMEIRVDVKGVSCHGSAPERGDNAIYKMADILQDIRALNENDASDDTEVKGLVKMLDEKYNPEYKEANFLGRGTVTTSEIFFTSPSRCAVADSCSISLDRRMTAGETWESCLDEIRSLPSVKKYGDDVTVSMYEYSRPSYKGLTYPIECYFPTWVIPEDHDVTKALEEAYKGLYGDSRIGTADTEAMRKARPLTDKWTFSTNGVSIMGRNGIPCIGFGPGAEAQAHAPNEITWKADLVVCAAVYAALPTIYCK encoded by the coding sequence ATGGATTTAAATAAGATTAAAGAAACAGCTCAGAATTATCAGGCTGACATGACAGCATTTTTACGCGGCATCGTACAATTCCCCGGCGAAAGCTGTGATGAAGAAGCTCATGTGAACAGAATCGCTGAGGAGATGCGCAAACTTGATTTTGATAAAGTTGAGATTGATCCGATGGGTAATGTAATGGGCTTTATGGGAACCGGCAAGACTCTGATTGCATTTGATGCTCATATCGATACCGTTGGTATTGGTAATAAAAATAACTGGAACTTTGATCCTTATAAAGGCTATGAGAACGAAACTGAAATCGGCGGCCGTGGTGTATCCGATCAGCTTGGTGGTATCGTATCTGCTGTATATGGTGCCAGAATCATGAAAGATCTGGGCCTGTTAAGTGACAAATATACAGTTATGGTAGTTGGTACCGTTCAGGAAGAAGACTGTGACGGACTTTGCTGGCAGTACATCATTAATGAGGATAAAATTCGTCCTGAATTCGTAGTTTCCACAGAGCCTACTGACGGCGGTATCTACCGTGGACAGCGTGGACGTATGGAAATCCGCGTAGATGTTAAAGGGGTTTCCTGCCATGGTTCCGCTCCTGAACGTGGAGACAACGCAATCTATAAGATGGCTGACATCCTTCAGGACATCAGAGCCCTGAACGAGAATGATGCTTCTGATGACACAGAGGTTAAGGGGCTTGTTAAAATGTTGGATGAGAAATATAATCCGGAATATAAAGAAGCCAACTTCCTTGGACGCGGTACCGTTACTACCTCTGAGATCTTCTTTACTTCTCCAAGCCGTTGTGCAGTTGCAGACTCCTGCTCTATATCGCTTGACCGCCGTATGACAGCAGGTGAAACATGGGAAAGCTGCCTGGATGAAATCCGCAGCCTTCCAAGCGTTAAAAAATATGGTGATGATGTAACCGTATCCATGTATGAGTACTCCCGCCCTTCTTATAAGGGTCTTACCTATCCGATTGAGTGCTACTTCCCTACATGGGTTATTCCTGAAGATCACGATGTGACAAAAGCCCTGGAGGAAGCCTACAAAGGACTTTACGGTGACAGCCGTATCGGAACCGCTGATACAGAAGCGATGAGAAAAGCTCGTCCTCTTACCGACAAATGGACCTTCTCTACCAATGGTGTTTCTATCATGGGACGTAATGGAATTCCCTGTATCGGTTTCGGTCCTGGTGCAGAAGCTCAGGCTCATGCTCCGAACGAAATCACCTGGAAAGCTGACCTGGTTGTATGCGCTGCTGTCTATGCTGCTCTTCCAACCATCTATTGTAAGTAA
- the dpaL gene encoding diaminopropionate ammonia-lyase, whose protein sequence is MHQEKIQWAVNHMPHSEDNQLSVMSLEAVQKARTFHQSIPGYAPTPLAKLDAMASYLGLKEVYVKDESYRFGLNAFKVLGGSFSMARYIAKQTGKDVSELPFNVLTSEALRKEFGQATFFTATDGNHGRGVAWAANRLGQKSVVFMPKGSTQTRLQHILNEGATATIEEVNYDDCVRMAADAASKVENGVVVQDTAWDGYEEIPAWIMQGYGTMAMEADEQLEAYGCDRPTHVFVQAGVGSLAGAVQGYFANRYSENPPTVVVVEAAPAACLYKGAAAGDGDLRKVDGDMLTIMAGLACGEPNTISWDILKNHVKVFISAPDWVAEKGMRMLSAPIKGDSQVVSGESGAAPFGALAAMLTMDEYKDLKEAIGLDEDSRILLFSTEGDTDPDRYKEIVWDGKNDNFFD, encoded by the coding sequence ATGCATCAGGAAAAAATTCAATGGGCAGTGAACCATATGCCCCACAGTGAGGATAATCAGTTATCCGTCATGTCACTGGAAGCAGTTCAAAAAGCAAGAACCTTCCATCAGTCAATCCCCGGATATGCTCCGACACCGCTTGCAAAACTGGATGCCATGGCATCTTATCTGGGTCTGAAAGAAGTATATGTAAAGGATGAGTCCTACCGTTTCGGTCTGAATGCGTTTAAAGTCCTCGGAGGCTCTTTCTCCATGGCACGTTATATCGCAAAACAGACAGGCAAAGATGTATCGGAGCTTCCATTTAACGTGTTGACTTCCGAAGCACTTCGTAAAGAATTCGGACAGGCCACATTCTTTACCGCTACCGATGGAAATCACGGACGCGGCGTTGCATGGGCAGCCAACCGTCTCGGACAAAAATCTGTCGTATTCATGCCAAAGGGATCTACACAGACACGTCTGCAGCACATTTTGAATGAAGGTGCTACCGCTACGATTGAAGAGGTGAATTATGATGACTGTGTGCGTATGGCCGCAGATGCTGCTTCAAAAGTAGAGAATGGCGTTGTTGTGCAGGATACAGCATGGGATGGATATGAGGAAATTCCAGCCTGGATCATGCAGGGATACGGAACGATGGCTATGGAAGCTGATGAGCAGCTTGAAGCTTATGGCTGTGACAGACCGACCCATGTATTCGTACAGGCCGGTGTAGGTTCTCTGGCCGGTGCCGTGCAGGGATATTTCGCCAACCGTTATTCGGAAAATCCACCCACCGTTGTAGTTGTTGAGGCTGCGCCTGCTGCCTGTCTGTACAAGGGAGCCGCCGCCGGTGATGGTGATCTTCGTAAGGTTGACGGCGATATGCTGACAATTATGGCAGGACTCGCATGCGGCGAACCAAACACAATTTCATGGGATATTCTTAAAAACCACGTAAAAGTATTCATCTCCGCCCCTGACTGGGTTGCAGAAAAGGGTATGCGTATGCTGTCTGCACCAATTAAAGGAGATTCTCAGGTAGTTTCCGGTGAATCCGGTGCCGCTCCCTTCGGCGCTTTAGCGGCTATGTTAACCATGGATGAATACAAAGATTTAAAAGAAGCCATTGGATTGGATGAAGACTCCAGAATACTGCTCTTTTCTACTGAAGGAGATACTGACCCCGACCGCTATAAAGAGATTGTATGGGATGGAAAAAACGACAATTTCTTTGACTGA